AGACGGCGTTTCGATTTTGGCAGGAAGGAGCCGGGTACGATCGAAATATTACAACTTCGAAGGTCGCCCTAGCGGCGGTTGACTACTTGCACTTGAACCCAGTCCGTCGTGCCTTGGTTACACGCGCCGAAGATTGGAAGTGGTCGAGTTGCCGTTGGTACTTTTCGGACACTCAGATCGTCGATCCTGATCTACCCAAGATACACGGGATGCGACCCGGATTTCTCGACGATCGCTAGGTAAACCGTCGCGTTCTGACCTGCTGTAGCGCTAAGCAATGCCCCATGCTTATTGACCGAATGCATGTCAGGCAATTCGCCGTCAGCGGTTCTGGGCGCTGGCGGAATCGGGGCGTCTCGCTTACTATTTTTGCTTTGGCTGGGGTGCCTGACCTACGGATTTGACGATCGTTGTTTTCTATGGCCCAACTTGTTGTCGAAAATCTCGAAAAATCCTTCCCCACGCGGGCGGAGCCGCTCGTCGTCTTGCGCGGCGTGTCTTGCTCGTTGAAAGCTGGGGAGAACCTGGCTGTCGTCGGGCCCAGCGGGTCCGGCAAGAGTACGTTTTTGCATATCGTTGGCACGTTGGATCGGCCCACGGCCGGGACGGTGCGGCTGGATGGGGCGGATCCGTTTGCGTTGCCCGAGGCGACGTTGGCGGAGTTTCGGAATCGGCGGATTGGGTTTGTGTTTCAGGACCATCACCTGTTGCCGCAATGCACGGTGCTGGAGAACACGCTCATTCCCGCGCTGGCGCTGGGGCCCACCAAGCCGGCCTCCGTGACGCGGGCGAAAGAGTTGCTGGAACGCGTGGGATTGTCGAGCCGCATCGATCATCGTCCGGCCGAACTCTCCGGCGGCGAACGCCAGCGCGTGGCCATTGCGCGCGCACTGGTGATGCAGCCGACGTTGCTGCTGGCCGACGAGCCGACCGGCAACTTGGATCGCACCACGGCCACAACCATCATGGACTTACTTCTAGAACTGCAACGGGCCGATGAGACGATCATGATCGTCGTCACGCACAGCCCGGAGTTGGCGGCGCGCTGCCAGCAACGCGTGGAAATGGACGACGGGCGATTGAAGGCGCTGTAGGCGTCGGGGCGGAGAATTTCGGGCGAGAAGTGCTGGAATCGCAGGCGATGTCGGTTGACGTCAGGCACGTCGTTCGCAACCTCTCCGGACGTGGCGGCGATGCTTCCTGCTGCTGAACCGTTCACTTTGACGGCGGCGCCTGACCTGCGATTCAATCCAGGAAATAGCCGGCCAACGCGGTGCCGATCAGGGCTGCTACGACGAAGACTAGCCAGTTGCGTGTGAGCGCTGCGACGATGCCGCCGCCGGGCTTCGCTGGCTGCTTTGCTTTGGGCGGTTTTTTTTGGCCAGGGTCTTTGACTTCGGCCGTCCACTGTTTGACCCGCGGCGTGCTGGGCGCGGCGCCGAGGACGAGCGCGAAATCGCGGGCGCTGGCGAACCGCTTCGTCGGTTCTTTTTCGAGCGCCCGCATTACCGCTTGCCCGATCTGGGTGTTGGCGAGGCTGGCCTCCAGCGGCGGAGGTGGCTGGTCGTTGTGCATCATCAGGACGCGGACCGGATTTTCATCGTCGAAGGGGACGCGACCGGAGAGCAACTCGTAAAGCACGACGCCGAGCGAATAGAGATCGCTCGCAGGCGAGAGCTCCTCGCCGCGACATTGTTCGGGGCTCATGTAGACCGGCGTGCCTAGGGTGCCGCCTTGCTGCGTAAGTTTGGCGGTGTCCGAGGAACTTGCGCCACTCCCCATCTTCGCGATCCCGAAATCGAGCACTTTCACATGCTCGCCGCCATCGGCCGTCCGCTGCAAGACGACGTTGCCAGGCTTCACGTCGCGATGGATCACGCCCAGGGTATGGGCTTCGCCGAGCGCTTCGAGAATCTGTGTCGCGAGCCGCGAGACGCGCGCCGGATCGAGCCGCCTCTCACGGACCAACAATTCGTGGAGACTCTCTCCGTCGAGAAACTCCATTACGATTGCCAAGTCTTGCTCGGCGGTCTCGACCAGCTCGAAGATGCGGACGGCGTGCGGGCTATGAAGCATGCCGGCGAGCTTGGCCTCGCGCTTCAGGCGGTGCCGGAACTGCTCATTTTTCTTGGCCCAGGGGAGCAAGACCTTGATCGCCACCAGCACGGACTGCCGCTCGTCGCGCGCCAAATAGACGACGCCGAACTCCCCGCGCCCAATCTCGCGCTCAATCCGATAACGATCCTGCAACAAGTCGCCTGGCTCCATAGGCGGTTCAGTATCGGGGCGGATGCCGTGCAAGTCGAGTGGGCGTCGCAGCAAAGGCAGCTTGCGATCACTGAAGCAACGCCAACCGCAGCGCGTTGATAGCTTGCTTCATCGCGCGCGGTTTGAGCAGCGCCGGTTGTCCGGAATACGCTAAGGAAAAGTGCCGTGTGCCGATGGGGCCGTTCAGCGCGAGATGAAACCTATTTGGCTCGTTCGCTCTTGGCAAAA
The genomic region above belongs to Planctomycetia bacterium and contains:
- a CDS encoding ABC transporter ATP-binding protein, giving the protein MAQLVVENLEKSFPTRAEPLVVLRGVSCSLKAGENLAVVGPSGSGKSTFLHIVGTLDRPTAGTVRLDGADPFALPEATLAEFRNRRIGFVFQDHHLLPQCTVLENTLIPALALGPTKPASVTRAKELLERVGLSSRIDHRPAELSGGERQRVAIARALVMQPTLLLADEPTGNLDRTTATTIMDLLLELQRADETIMIVVTHSPELAARCQQRVEMDDGRLKAL
- a CDS encoding serine/threonine-protein kinase produces the protein MLRRPLDLHGIRPDTEPPMEPGDLLQDRYRIEREIGRGEFGVVYLARDERQSVLVAIKVLLPWAKKNEQFRHRLKREAKLAGMLHSPHAVRIFELVETAEQDLAIVMEFLDGESLHELLVRERRLDPARVSRLATQILEALGEAHTLGVIHRDVKPGNVVLQRTADGGEHVKVLDFGIAKMGSGASSSDTAKLTQQGGTLGTPVYMSPEQCRGEELSPASDLYSLGVVLYELLSGRVPFDDENPVRVLMMHNDQPPPPLEASLANTQIGQAVMRALEKEPTKRFASARDFALVLGAAPSTPRVKQWTAEVKDPGQKKPPKAKQPAKPGGGIVAALTRNWLVFVVAALIGTALAGYFLD